Proteins encoded within one genomic window of Raineyella fluvialis:
- a CDS encoding CPBP family intramembrane glutamic endopeptidase: MAATPVPARGRFETFIGGFEDPPPGVPYPMLLRRAGTEAWRTLFGVIAAFVFYLTVASVLPSIVIAIAWLVEARGRSYATFSADAVAYLDPAGMLGMNVAIGSLVLVSWLMVAGIHRTRPGWLASVGPRIRWRYLGACAGVAILVLNAGQVALWMINGVAVHLVPQPGFWAFMAVVLATTWVQATGEEYFFRGYLMQALGSLTPTPWFGVLTSAVVFAVMHGSQNVPLFLNRLAFGLVAALLVWRTGGLEAGIAGHVVNNISAYVWAGLTTGIAATRGLTEVGWLNSLVIVGGYGLYALASWGIARAMRLETATRALPRTSGRVA; the protein is encoded by the coding sequence GTGGCGGCGACCCCGGTCCCCGCCCGCGGACGTTTCGAGACGTTCATCGGAGGATTCGAGGATCCGCCCCCGGGGGTCCCCTATCCGATGCTGCTGCGGCGGGCGGGGACCGAGGCCTGGCGTACGCTCTTCGGCGTCATCGCGGCCTTCGTGTTCTACCTGACGGTGGCCTCGGTGCTGCCCAGCATCGTCATCGCCATCGCCTGGCTGGTGGAGGCGAGGGGTCGCTCGTACGCCACCTTCAGCGCCGACGCCGTCGCCTACCTCGACCCGGCCGGGATGCTGGGGATGAACGTCGCCATCGGCAGCCTGGTCCTGGTGAGCTGGCTGATGGTCGCGGGCATCCACCGGACCAGGCCGGGCTGGCTGGCCTCGGTGGGACCCCGGATCCGATGGCGTTACCTGGGTGCCTGCGCGGGGGTGGCCATTCTGGTCCTCAACGCCGGGCAGGTGGCCCTGTGGATGATCAACGGGGTCGCCGTCCATCTCGTGCCTCAGCCGGGCTTCTGGGCCTTCATGGCGGTCGTCCTGGCGACCACCTGGGTCCAGGCGACGGGGGAGGAGTACTTCTTCCGCGGCTACCTCATGCAGGCCCTCGGGTCATTGACGCCGACGCCGTGGTTCGGCGTGCTCACGTCAGCGGTGGTCTTCGCGGTGATGCACGGTTCGCAGAACGTCCCACTTTTCCTCAACCGCCTGGCGTTCGGACTCGTCGCCGCCCTCCTGGTGTGGCGGACGGGTGGCCTGGAGGCCGGCATCGCCGGCCACGTGGTCAACAACATCTCCGCGTACGTCTGGGCCGGGTTGACCACCGGGATCGCCGCGACGCGGGGCCTCACGGAGGTCGGCTGGCTCAACTCGCTGGTGATCGTCGGCGGATACGGCCTTTACGCGCTGGCATCCTGGGGGATCGCCCGGGCAATGCGACTGGAGACCGCCACGCGGGCCCTTCCCCGGACCAGCGGGCGGGTGGCGTGA
- the ilvC gene encoding ketol-acid reductoisomerase yields the protein MAAEMFYDKDADLSIIQGRKVAVIGYGSQGHAHSLNLRDSGVDVRIGLQPDSRSRARAEEQGLRVLTPAEAAAEADVIMILAPDQVQADLYNAEIAPNLKAGDALFFAHGFNIRFGFITPPVDVTVAMVAPKGPGHLVRREFENGRGVPALIAVEQDPKGEGQALALSWAAGIGAARAGVIKTTFTEETETDLFGEQAVLCGGMSHLVTAGWETLVEAGYQPEIAYFECLHELKLLVDLMYEGGIAKMRWSISDTAEYGDYIAGPRVIGPESRAAMKSLLADIQSGAFAQDFMADQRSGRAKFSAYRKAGEEHPIEAVGRELRGLMAWVDTKGTEDYVEGQTAR from the coding sequence GTGGCAGCTGAAATGTTCTACGACAAGGACGCGGACCTTTCGATCATCCAGGGTCGCAAGGTCGCCGTCATCGGCTACGGCTCGCAGGGCCACGCCCACTCGCTGAACCTGCGTGACTCGGGCGTCGACGTCCGGATCGGTCTGCAGCCTGACAGCCGGTCGCGTGCTCGGGCCGAGGAGCAGGGCCTGCGCGTCCTCACCCCGGCGGAGGCCGCTGCCGAGGCCGACGTCATCATGATCCTGGCGCCCGACCAGGTGCAGGCGGACCTCTACAACGCCGAGATCGCGCCGAATCTGAAGGCCGGCGACGCGCTGTTCTTCGCCCATGGCTTCAACATCCGTTTCGGCTTCATCACCCCGCCGGTGGACGTCACCGTGGCGATGGTCGCCCCGAAGGGTCCGGGTCACCTGGTGCGTCGCGAGTTCGAGAACGGCCGCGGCGTTCCCGCCCTGATCGCCGTCGAGCAGGACCCGAAGGGCGAGGGCCAGGCGCTGGCCCTGTCCTGGGCCGCCGGCATCGGTGCCGCGCGCGCTGGAGTCATCAAGACCACCTTCACCGAGGAGACCGAGACCGACCTGTTCGGCGAGCAGGCCGTCCTGTGCGGTGGCATGTCGCACCTCGTGACCGCCGGCTGGGAGACCCTGGTCGAGGCCGGTTACCAGCCGGAGATTGCCTACTTCGAGTGCCTCCACGAGCTGAAGCTCCTGGTCGACCTCATGTACGAGGGTGGCATCGCCAAGATGCGTTGGTCGATCTCCGACACCGCCGAGTACGGCGACTACATCGCCGGACCGCGGGTCATCGGTCCCGAGTCCCGGGCCGCGATGAAGAGCCTGCTGGCCGACATCCAGTCCGGCGCGTTCGCCCAGGACTTCATGGCGGACCAGCGTAGCGGCCGGGCGAAGTTCAGCGCCTACCGCAAGGCCGGCGAGGAGCACCCGATCGAGGCCGTGGGCCGCGAACTGCGCGGTCTGATGGCGTGGGTCGACACCAAGGGCACCGAGGACTACGTCGAGGGCCAGACCGCCCGCTGA
- a CDS encoding branched-chain amino acid aminotransferase, with the protein MSLSFDVHPHPSPASAEERAAVLAAPGFGQHFTDHMAVATWTAGGGWGDAKLVPYGAEAFNPASAVFHYAQEIFEGLKAYRHADGSVWLFRPEANAQRMIDSAERLALPPLPVEDFVASIEALVRQDAAWVPAHGGEDSLYIRPFTVAHEDFLGVRAARTVRYCCIASPSGPYFERGAEPVDFWVSRQYTRAAPGGTGAAKCGGNYAASLAGQEEAYAHGCPQVLFLDAAEFRYVEEFGGMNCFLVTKDGRLHTPALTGTILPGVTRRSILELAREHGLEPVEERIEVDDMLARVRSGEIAEAFACGTAAVVAPVRAFKDADQEYVVGDGTSGPVTVGIRSALLDIQYGRVADTHGWMHKVC; encoded by the coding sequence ATGAGCTTGAGCTTCGACGTGCACCCCCATCCGTCCCCGGCGTCCGCCGAGGAACGTGCGGCCGTACTGGCCGCGCCCGGATTCGGCCAGCACTTCACCGACCACATGGCTGTGGCCACGTGGACCGCTGGAGGCGGCTGGGGAGACGCCAAGCTCGTACCGTACGGTGCCGAGGCCTTCAATCCCGCGTCCGCCGTCTTCCATTACGCCCAGGAGATCTTCGAGGGACTGAAGGCCTACCGCCACGCCGACGGCTCCGTCTGGCTCTTCCGGCCCGAGGCCAACGCGCAGCGGATGATCGACTCGGCCGAGCGTCTCGCGCTCCCGCCCCTGCCCGTCGAGGACTTCGTGGCGTCGATCGAGGCCCTGGTCCGCCAGGACGCCGCGTGGGTCCCCGCCCACGGCGGCGAGGACAGCCTCTACATCCGGCCGTTCACCGTCGCGCACGAGGACTTCCTCGGCGTGCGGGCCGCACGGACGGTCCGCTACTGCTGCATCGCCTCCCCGTCCGGGCCCTACTTCGAGCGTGGGGCCGAGCCGGTGGACTTCTGGGTCTCGCGCCAGTACACCAGGGCCGCCCCGGGAGGGACCGGAGCCGCCAAGTGCGGCGGCAATTACGCGGCGAGCCTGGCGGGCCAGGAGGAGGCGTACGCGCATGGGTGCCCCCAGGTGCTGTTCCTCGACGCGGCGGAGTTCCGCTATGTGGAGGAGTTCGGCGGGATGAACTGCTTCCTCGTGACCAAGGACGGTCGGCTGCACACACCGGCGCTCACCGGCACCATCCTGCCGGGTGTCACGCGGCGCTCGATCCTCGAGTTGGCCCGCGAGCACGGTCTCGAGCCGGTCGAGGAGCGGATCGAGGTCGATGACATGCTCGCGCGGGTCCGCAGCGGGGAGATCGCCGAGGCCTTCGCCTGTGGCACTGCTGCCGTGGTGGCGCCCGTCCGGGCGTTCAAGGACGCCGATCAGGAGTACGTCGTGGGTGACGGGACCTCCGGCCCCGTCACGGTGGGGATCCGTAGCGCCCTGCTGGACATCCAGTACGGGCGGGTCGCCGACACCCATGGCTGGATGCACAAGGTCTGCTGA
- the gltX gene encoding glutamate--tRNA ligase, translating into MDVLGGIAPEDVRVRFPPSPTGNLHVGNVRSALFNYAFARHYGGTLVLRIEDTDVARSTEEYYDNVIDSLKWLGITWDEGPDIGGPYGPYRQSQRTEIYQQVIAQLVESGAAYPCYCTREEQEQREAARGGDTIGYDGHCRTLSAAQIEAYEAEGRTHVLRIRMPEGEVAFDDLVRGHVAFDTRHVPDYAIVRSNGEPLYTLVNPVDDALMGITHVLRGEDLLSSTPRQIVLYEALARIGVGSGITPRFGHLPIVMGEGNKRLSKRDKGSGLEEYRERGFLPEGLMNYLALLGWSISDDRDVFTMAEMAEAFDIRRVNANAARFDHKKCEAINAAHIRLLSAEDLAAQITPFLQGAGFVATPATPAEKRLLVGAAPLIQERLTCLSDAVEKLAFLFTADEELEIEPAAALKPDEEAVLLASRNALVDADWDHDSIEAALRSALVDDLGLKPRKAFGPLRTAVTGSKVSPPLFESMELLGRESSLVRIDRALASVTKA; encoded by the coding sequence GTGGACGTCCTGGGGGGCATCGCCCCCGAGGACGTCAGGGTGCGCTTCCCACCGTCACCGACCGGCAACCTCCACGTCGGCAACGTCCGCTCCGCTCTGTTCAACTATGCCTTCGCCCGCCACTACGGGGGCACCCTGGTGCTGCGCATCGAGGACACCGACGTCGCCCGGTCGACCGAGGAGTACTACGACAACGTCATCGACTCCCTGAAATGGTTGGGTATCACCTGGGACGAGGGCCCCGACATCGGCGGCCCGTACGGTCCCTACCGGCAGTCCCAGCGCACCGAGATCTACCAGCAGGTCATCGCCCAGCTGGTCGAGTCCGGTGCCGCCTACCCCTGCTACTGCACCCGCGAGGAGCAGGAGCAGCGGGAGGCCGCCCGTGGCGGTGACACGATCGGCTACGACGGTCACTGCCGCACTCTGAGCGCCGCGCAGATCGAGGCGTACGAAGCCGAGGGTCGTACGCACGTGCTGCGCATCCGGATGCCCGAGGGGGAGGTCGCGTTCGACGACCTGGTCCGTGGCCATGTGGCGTTCGACACCCGCCATGTGCCCGATTACGCGATCGTGCGCTCCAACGGCGAGCCGCTCTACACGCTGGTCAATCCGGTGGACGACGCCCTGATGGGCATCACCCACGTGCTGCGCGGGGAGGACCTGCTCTCCTCGACGCCCCGTCAGATCGTCCTGTACGAGGCTCTGGCCCGGATCGGTGTCGGGTCGGGCATTACCCCGCGCTTCGGGCACCTGCCGATCGTGATGGGGGAGGGCAACAAGCGGCTGTCCAAGCGCGACAAGGGGTCGGGGCTGGAGGAGTATCGCGAGCGTGGCTTCCTGCCCGAGGGCCTGATGAACTACCTGGCGCTGCTGGGCTGGTCGATCAGTGACGACCGCGACGTCTTCACCATGGCAGAGATGGCCGAGGCCTTCGACATCCGCCGTGTCAACGCGAACGCTGCCCGCTTCGACCACAAGAAGTGCGAGGCGATCAACGCGGCCCACATCCGGTTGCTCTCCGCCGAGGACCTGGCCGCGCAGATCACCCCGTTCCTGCAGGGCGCCGGTTTCGTCGCGACGCCCGCGACGCCGGCCGAGAAGCGCCTTCTCGTCGGCGCCGCCCCGCTCATCCAGGAGCGGTTGACCTGCCTGTCCGACGCGGTCGAGAAGCTGGCCTTCCTCTTCACGGCGGACGAGGAGCTCGAGATCGAGCCCGCGGCCGCGTTGAAGCCGGACGAGGAAGCCGTCCTGCTGGCCTCGCGTAACGCCCTGGTGGACGCCGACTGGGACCACGACTCCATCGAGGCGGCCCTCCGCAGCGCTCTGGTCGACGATCTCGGGCTCAAGCCCCGCAAGGCTTTCGGTCCGCTCCGCACGGCCGTGACGGGCAGCAAGGTGTCTCCGCCGCTCTTCGAGTCCATGGAGTTGTTGGGCCGCGAGTCCAGCCTGGTGCGGATCGACCGGGCACTGGCCTCGGTCACCAAGGCCTGA
- a CDS encoding thymidine phosphorylase encodes MDGHLDPRRYSTVDLIRRKRDGGQWSPDEARWIIEAYTAGFIPDEQMSALAMAVFFRGMSAAEIDPWTAAMIDGGVRLDYSDLGRPTVDKHSTGGVGDKITLVLTPLVAACGVAVPQLSGRGLGHTGGTLDKLESIPGWRGDLSSAQVRSQLAEVGGAIVAAGPDLAPADKKLYALRDVTGTVESIPLIASSIMAKKIAEGTEALVLDVKVGSGAFMKDLAEARELARTMVRIGTGAGVRTVALLSDMSTPLGLTAGNALEVREAVEVLAGGGPPDVVELTLALAAEMLAAVGSDADPAEVLSSGRAMDRWRRLIRAQGGDPDAPLPSALETDVVTAPTSGVLDRLDAMAVGLAAWHLGAGRVRKEDDVQAAAGVELHAKPGDLVRAGDPLLTLHTDTPERFAAARAALDDAVRIVEPGAASTRPPLVQDRVE; translated from the coding sequence ATGGACGGCCACCTCGACCCCCGGCGCTACAGCACCGTCGACCTGATCCGGCGTAAACGGGACGGTGGACAGTGGTCTCCCGACGAGGCGCGGTGGATCATCGAGGCCTACACCGCGGGATTCATCCCCGACGAACAGATGTCCGCGCTCGCGATGGCGGTGTTCTTCCGAGGCATGTCCGCGGCGGAGATCGATCCCTGGACCGCCGCCATGATCGACGGTGGCGTACGGCTCGACTACTCCGATCTGGGCAGGCCCACGGTGGACAAGCACTCCACCGGCGGGGTGGGCGACAAGATCACCCTCGTGCTCACCCCGCTCGTGGCCGCCTGCGGCGTGGCGGTCCCCCAGCTCTCCGGTCGCGGACTCGGCCACACCGGCGGCACTCTGGACAAGCTCGAGTCGATCCCGGGGTGGCGGGGGGATCTCTCCTCCGCGCAGGTCCGCTCCCAGCTCGCCGAGGTGGGCGGCGCGATCGTCGCGGCGGGGCCGGACCTGGCCCCGGCGGACAAGAAGCTCTACGCCTTGCGCGACGTGACAGGCACCGTCGAGTCCATCCCCCTGATCGCCTCCTCCATCATGGCCAAGAAGATCGCCGAGGGCACCGAGGCTCTGGTGCTCGACGTCAAGGTCGGCTCCGGCGCCTTCATGAAGGATCTGGCCGAGGCGCGCGAGCTTGCGCGCACCATGGTGCGGATCGGGACCGGCGCAGGAGTGCGCACCGTCGCCCTGCTCTCCGACATGTCGACGCCCCTGGGACTGACCGCCGGCAACGCCCTGGAGGTCCGGGAAGCGGTGGAGGTGCTCGCCGGTGGTGGGCCGCCGGACGTGGTGGAGCTCACCCTTGCCCTGGCCGCCGAGATGCTGGCGGCGGTCGGCTCGGACGCTGACCCGGCCGAGGTGCTCTCCTCCGGGCGAGCGATGGACCGCTGGCGCCGGCTCATCCGAGCCCAGGGCGGCGACCCCGACGCACCTCTGCCGAGCGCCCTCGAGACGGATGTCGTCACCGCGCCGACCAGTGGCGTGCTCGATCGGCTCGATGCCATGGCGGTCGGCCTGGCCGCCTGGCACCTGGGGGCTGGTCGCGTCCGCAAGGAGGATGACGTCCAGGCTGCGGCGGGCGTGGAGCTGCACGCGAAGCCGGGGGACCTCGTCCGGGCCGGTGATCCGCTGCTGACCCTGCACACCGACACGCCCGAGCGGTTCGCGGCGGCACGGGCAGCCCTGGACGACGCTGTCCGGATCGTTGAGCCCGGGGCCGCCTCGACGCGCCCGCCGCTGGTCCAGGATCGGGTCGAGTGA
- the cimA gene encoding citramalate synthase has protein sequence MQRTEHHGCHDPHRPETFHVYDVTLRDGSQQEGMQLSINDKLRIASYLDDFGVGFIEGGWPGSNPKDSEFFRRATSGELPLRNAELVAFGMTRRVGVKAADDPLIAALRDCGAGVATLVAKSHVGHVREALRTTLEENLEMLRDSVTHLRSEGMRVFIDAEHFFDGYRLDRAYALEVVRTAAEAGAEAVVLCDTNGGMLPSWMGEIVSAAVGVGAPVGIHCHNDSGCAVANTLAAVEAGAMHVQGCVNGYGERTGNADIVSVVANLELKYGWQVLPEGNLAEATRTAQAIAEITNVPAGPRRAYIGTSAFAHKAGLHASAIKVDPNLYQHVDPARVGNDMRMLVSDMAGRANIQIKGEQLGFDLSDRSTAAAVTERVKERELQGYTYDAADASFELLLRQELGLLPEVFTVSHWTTTSYENAGSDPVSEAVVKLVAQGRTQYFVGEGNGPVNSLDMALRRCLIPVYPTMAGYELQDYRVRILDGSSGTEASVRVLIDTTNGERTWTTVGVGTNVIEASWEALCDAYRYGLIHLLENRVESGEERRLEDAGRTADTTNTDGTRSSVDSAV, from the coding sequence ATCCAGAGGACCGAGCACCATGGCTGCCACGACCCCCACCGCCCCGAGACCTTCCACGTCTACGACGTCACCCTGCGCGACGGTTCGCAGCAGGAGGGCATGCAGCTCTCGATCAACGACAAGCTTCGGATCGCTTCGTACCTGGACGATTTCGGGGTGGGCTTCATCGAGGGCGGCTGGCCCGGCTCCAACCCGAAGGACTCCGAGTTCTTCCGCCGTGCCACCTCCGGTGAGCTGCCGCTGCGCAACGCTGAGCTGGTCGCGTTCGGCATGACGCGACGCGTGGGGGTCAAGGCCGCGGACGACCCGCTGATCGCGGCGCTGCGGGACTGCGGTGCCGGTGTCGCGACGCTGGTCGCGAAGAGCCACGTCGGCCACGTACGGGAGGCCCTCCGGACGACTCTCGAGGAGAACCTCGAGATGCTGCGGGACTCCGTCACCCACTTGCGCTCCGAGGGCATGCGGGTCTTCATCGACGCGGAGCACTTCTTCGACGGCTATCGCCTCGACCGGGCGTACGCCCTGGAGGTGGTCCGGACCGCCGCCGAGGCCGGCGCCGAGGCCGTCGTCCTCTGCGACACGAATGGCGGCATGCTGCCCAGCTGGATGGGCGAGATCGTGTCGGCGGCCGTCGGTGTCGGTGCGCCGGTCGGGATCCACTGCCACAACGACTCGGGCTGCGCGGTAGCGAACACCCTCGCGGCCGTGGAGGCTGGGGCGATGCACGTCCAGGGCTGTGTGAACGGCTACGGGGAGCGGACCGGGAACGCCGACATCGTCAGCGTCGTCGCGAACCTCGAGCTGAAGTACGGCTGGCAGGTCCTGCCGGAGGGCAACCTCGCCGAGGCGACCCGGACGGCTCAGGCGATCGCCGAGATCACCAACGTCCCCGCCGGTCCGCGTCGCGCCTACATCGGCACGTCGGCGTTCGCCCACAAGGCGGGGTTGCACGCCTCGGCGATCAAGGTCGACCCGAATCTCTACCAGCACGTCGACCCGGCCCGTGTCGGCAACGACATGCGGATGCTGGTCTCCGACATGGCGGGCCGGGCGAACATCCAGATCAAGGGTGAGCAGCTCGGCTTCGACCTCTCCGACCGGTCGACGGCCGCGGCCGTCACGGAGCGGGTGAAGGAACGGGAGCTGCAGGGCTACACCTACGACGCCGCGGACGCCTCGTTCGAGCTGCTGCTGCGCCAGGAGTTGGGGCTGCTGCCCGAGGTGTTCACCGTCTCGCACTGGACCACGACCTCGTACGAGAACGCCGGCAGTGACCCGGTCAGCGAAGCGGTCGTGAAGCTCGTCGCGCAGGGTCGCACGCAGTACTTCGTCGGCGAGGGCAACGGCCCGGTCAACTCCCTGGACATGGCGCTGCGCCGCTGCCTGATCCCCGTCTACCCGACGATGGCCGGCTACGAGCTGCAGGATTACCGGGTCCGCATCCTCGACGGCTCCTCGGGCACCGAGGCCTCGGTCCGGGTGCTGATCGACACCACCAACGGGGAGCGGACCTGGACCACCGTCGGCGTGGGGACCAACGTCATCGAGGCCTCCTGGGAGGCACTCTGTGACGCGTATCGCTACGGCTTGATCCACCTGCTGGAGAACCGGGTCGAGTCCGGGGAGGAGCGGCGCCTCGAGGACGCCGGGCGGACGGCGGACACGACGAACACGGACGGGACGCGCTCCTCCGTAGACTCGGCGGTGTGA
- a CDS encoding DUF1707 SHOCT-like domain-containing protein, protein MSERSGMRIGDVERDQVIDLLQHAVGDGRLGMTEGRERIEQALAARTYGDLDPLVADLTPVLPSMAEDVEALHPFNRPLDRVAVPGESREPGWAPDDPLVISAPFDDDRRVGEWSLPPYIRVTTGFGDVTLVCLEATAETRVIRIEVSGGAGDIRLILPEGWAVRADRVARGIGGVRVRVPGRPARGAPLLELSGTLTLGDLVARPANAIDLWLLRRRKRRRLRQRALQA, encoded by the coding sequence GTGAGCGAACGCAGCGGTATGCGCATCGGGGACGTCGAGCGCGACCAGGTCATCGATCTCCTCCAGCACGCCGTCGGTGACGGACGCCTCGGCATGACCGAGGGGCGGGAGCGGATCGAGCAGGCCCTGGCGGCGCGGACGTACGGGGACCTCGACCCGCTGGTCGCCGACCTGACGCCCGTGCTCCCGTCGATGGCCGAGGACGTCGAGGCCCTGCATCCGTTCAACCGGCCGCTGGACCGCGTCGCGGTGCCCGGTGAGTCGAGGGAACCCGGCTGGGCCCCCGACGACCCACTTGTCATCTCGGCGCCCTTCGACGATGACCGCCGGGTCGGCGAGTGGTCCCTTCCGCCGTACATCAGGGTGACCACGGGCTTCGGGGACGTGACTCTGGTGTGCCTGGAGGCCACCGCGGAGACCCGGGTGATCCGGATCGAGGTGTCCGGTGGCGCCGGCGACATCCGTTTGATCCTGCCCGAAGGCTGGGCCGTCCGGGCGGATCGGGTCGCCAGGGGCATCGGGGGAGTACGCGTACGGGTCCCCGGCCGTCCCGCACGAGGCGCACCGTTGCTCGAATTGTCCGGCACGCTCACCCTGGGCGATCTGGTCGCCCGGCCGGCGAACGCCATCGATCTGTGGCTGCTGCGGAGGCGCAAGCGCCGCCGCCTGCGTCAGCGGGCCCTCCAGGCCTGA
- a CDS encoding fumarylacetoacetate hydrolase family protein, producing MRIARYSIAGQDPAFGVVELAEDGGGHPDTVSDLTGDPLAGPVQYTGARHRLGDVRLLAPVIPRSKIVGVGRNYAAHAAELGNEVPATPLCFLKPNTAVIGPDEVIVPPAASRFISYEGELAVVIGRICKDVPVERAEEVIFGYTVANDVTLRDLQEPDKQWSRAKGFDTSCPLGPWIATHLTLDEASDLMITTVVGGEQRQHGSSALMIRSIAELIAYVTSFTTLLPGDVILTGTPAGVGRLEPGQEVSVTIDGIGTLTNTLVPTPVADPTSTSGDNAQ from the coding sequence ATGCGAATCGCACGCTACTCGATCGCCGGACAGGACCCCGCCTTCGGGGTGGTCGAACTGGCCGAGGACGGCGGCGGGCATCCCGACACCGTGAGCGACCTCACCGGGGACCCGCTGGCGGGTCCGGTCCAGTACACCGGGGCGCGACACCGGCTGGGCGACGTCCGGCTGCTGGCGCCGGTCATCCCACGCTCGAAGATCGTGGGGGTCGGGCGCAACTATGCGGCGCATGCGGCTGAGCTCGGCAACGAGGTCCCGGCCACACCGCTGTGCTTCTTGAAGCCCAACACGGCCGTGATCGGCCCGGATGAGGTCATCGTCCCGCCGGCGGCCTCGCGCTTCATCAGCTACGAGGGTGAACTGGCCGTGGTCATCGGCCGGATCTGCAAGGACGTCCCGGTCGAACGGGCCGAGGAGGTCATCTTCGGCTACACCGTGGCCAATGACGTCACCCTGCGGGACCTGCAGGAACCCGACAAGCAGTGGTCGCGGGCCAAGGGGTTCGACACCTCCTGCCCGCTGGGACCGTGGATCGCGACGCATCTCACCCTCGACGAGGCGTCCGACCTGATGATCACGACGGTCGTCGGCGGCGAGCAGCGCCAGCACGGGTCGAGCGCCCTGATGATCCGGTCGATCGCCGAGCTGATCGCCTACGTCACCAGTTTCACCACCCTGCTCCCCGGCGACGTCATCCTCACCGGCACCCCGGCAGGTGTCGGGCGGCTCGAACCCGGCCAAGAGGTCTCGGTGACCATCGACGGCATCGGCACCCTGACCAACACCCTGGTCCCCACGCCCGTGGCGGACCCCACCTCGACAAGCGGAGACAACGCGCAGTGA
- a CDS encoding 3-isopropylmalate dehydrogenase — MSTQNSADRPSIAVIAGDGIGPEVVAEGLKVLDAVAGADAFDKVHYDLGADRWLRTGEVLPESEMESLARHDAILLGAVGAAPGDTRIPSGILERGLLLKLRFAFDHYVNLRPSKLFPGVPTPLAPHVTEGKEIDFVVVREGTEGLYAGNGGKLRAGTVHEVATEVSVNTAYGVERVVRFAFEHATKRRHKVTLVHKHNVLVNAGGLWRRIFESVAAEYPQVETDYLHIDAATIFMATDPARFDVLVTDNLFGDIITDLAGAVTGGIGLAASGNLNPSGAFPSMFEPVHGSAPDIAGQQKADPTAAILSVAMMLEHLGRRDEAARIVAAVNADITGRGDQVRTTSEVGDAIAARLA; from the coding sequence GTGTCTACTCAGAACTCTGCTGATCGCCCGTCCATCGCCGTGATCGCCGGCGACGGCATCGGCCCCGAGGTCGTCGCTGAGGGCCTGAAGGTCCTCGACGCCGTGGCCGGTGCGGACGCCTTCGACAAGGTCCACTACGACCTCGGCGCCGACCGCTGGCTGCGCACCGGCGAGGTGCTCCCCGAGTCCGAGATGGAGTCGCTCGCCCGGCATGACGCCATCCTGCTGGGTGCCGTCGGTGCCGCTCCCGGGGACACCCGGATCCCCTCCGGGATCCTCGAGCGCGGCCTGCTGCTGAAGCTACGCTTCGCCTTCGATCACTACGTCAACCTGCGGCCCTCCAAGCTGTTCCCGGGAGTGCCCACCCCGCTGGCCCCGCATGTCACCGAGGGCAAGGAGATCGACTTCGTCGTCGTCCGTGAGGGCACCGAGGGCCTGTACGCCGGCAACGGCGGCAAGCTGCGCGCCGGCACGGTGCACGAGGTGGCCACCGAGGTGTCGGTCAACACCGCCTATGGGGTCGAGCGGGTCGTCCGGTTCGCCTTCGAGCACGCCACGAAGCGTCGCCACAAGGTGACACTGGTGCACAAGCACAATGTGCTGGTCAACGCCGGTGGGCTGTGGCGCCGGATCTTCGAGAGCGTCGCCGCCGAGTACCCGCAGGTGGAGACCGACTACCTGCACATCGACGCCGCCACGATCTTCATGGCCACCGACCCCGCTCGCTTCGACGTCCTGGTCACCGACAACCTGTTCGGTGACATCATCACCGACCTCGCGGGCGCGGTCACCGGCGGCATCGGCCTGGCCGCGTCGGGCAACCTCAACCCGTCCGGCGCCTTCCCATCGATGTTCGAGCCGGTCCACGGGTCCGCCCCCGACATCGCCGGGCAGCAGAAGGCCGACCCGACGGCGGCCATCCTGTCGGTCGCGATGATGCTGGAGCACCTCGGCAGGCGTGACGAGGCCGCGCGCATCGTCGCCGCCGTCAATGCCGACATCACCGGTCGAGGTGACCAAGTGCGTACCACCTCCGAGGTCGGCGACGCGATCGCCGCACGACTGGCCTGA
- the ilvN gene encoding acetolactate synthase small subunit has protein sequence MSSHRTLSVLVEDKPGVLTRVAALFSRRGYNIESLAVGPTENEGVSRMTVVVDVDDHILEQITKQLNKLIEVLKIVELEPDAIRRELQVVKVRCDANTRSEILDIVQLFKAKTVDVTPDSITLVVTGNPDKLDSLLSMLEPYGIRELAQSGLVALGRGAKSISEKTRKERVQQTQR, from the coding sequence GTGAGCAGCCACCGTACGCTGAGTGTCCTGGTCGAGGACAAGCCTGGCGTCCTCACCCGCGTCGCCGCACTCTTCTCCCGCCGCGGCTACAACATCGAGTCGCTGGCCGTCGGCCCGACCGAGAACGAGGGCGTCTCGCGGATGACGGTCGTCGTGGACGTCGACGACCACATCCTCGAGCAGATCACCAAGCAGCTCAACAAGCTGATCGAGGTGTTGAAGATCGTCGAACTGGAGCCGGACGCGATCCGCCGCGAGCTCCAGGTGGTCAAGGTCCGGTGCGACGCGAACACGCGCAGCGAGATCCTCGACATCGTCCAGTTGTTCAAGGCCAAGACGGTCGACGTCACCCCTGACTCGATCACCCTGGTCGTCACCGGCAACCCGGACAAGCTCGACTCGCTGCTGTCGATGCTGGAGCCCTACGGCATCCGCGAACTGGCCCAGTCGGGACTGGTCGCGCTCGGTCGTGGCGCCAAGTCGATCAGTGAGAAGACCCGCAAAGAGCGGGTCCAGCAGACCCAACGGTGA